A stretch of the Candidatus Polarisedimenticolia bacterium genome encodes the following:
- a CDS encoding NAD(+)/NADH kinase — MSLSSEFDVVGLVAKPDASNSRQILRRLAALLKRRGIRYLADPETARLLGQKTVARALPALSRAVKLLVVLGGDGTLLGVARRMSEHPVPILGVNLGQLGFLTETAQEELETFFARVLEGKFSVEERMMLHVQVLRGRRVLAESRSLNDAVISKSAIARILELNVRIDGRFVAVYHADGIIVATPTGSTAYSLSAGGPIVHPAMRAFCITPICPHALTNRPLVVPDSVTIQVTLESASRDATCTLDGQVGLPVRAGDRLRIRRSATGLTLIVPPERNYFDVLRKKLRWGAR; from the coding sequence TTGAGCCTCTCTTCGGAATTCGACGTGGTGGGTCTGGTCGCCAAGCCCGACGCCTCCAACTCGCGGCAGATCCTGCGCCGCCTGGCCGCGCTGCTGAAACGGCGCGGCATCCGCTACCTCGCCGATCCCGAGACCGCCCGCCTGCTGGGCCAGAAGACCGTGGCCCGCGCTCTGCCGGCGCTCAGCCGGGCGGTCAAGCTGCTGGTGGTGCTGGGCGGCGACGGAACGCTGCTGGGAGTGGCGCGCCGCATGAGCGAGCACCCGGTGCCGATCCTGGGAGTGAATCTCGGACAGCTCGGGTTCCTGACCGAGACGGCCCAGGAGGAGCTGGAGACATTCTTCGCGCGGGTCCTGGAGGGCAAGTTCTCGGTCGAGGAGCGCATGATGCTCCACGTCCAGGTGCTGCGCGGCCGGCGCGTCCTGGCCGAATCGCGCTCGCTCAACGACGCGGTGATCAGCAAGAGCGCCATCGCGCGCATCCTGGAGCTCAACGTGCGCATCGACGGCCGCTTCGTGGCGGTGTATCACGCCGACGGGATCATCGTGGCGACGCCCACAGGTTCGACCGCCTACTCGCTGTCCGCCGGGGGGCCCATCGTGCACCCCGCGATGCGGGCCTTCTGCATCACCCCGATCTGCCCGCATGCCCTGACCAACCGTCCCCTGGTGGTGCCCGATTCGGTCACCATTCAGGTGACCCTGGAGTCGGCCTCGCGCGACGCGACCTGTACCCTCGACGGCCAGGTGGGACTGCCGGTGCGCGCCGGCGACCGCCTGCGCATCCGCCGCAGCGCCACCGGGC
- a CDS encoding TlyA family RNA methyltransferase: MPQGRMGRTPREKKQRLDVLLVERGLAESRERAQALILAGRVRVGGRTAAKSGERIDPSDSLEVTGPDHPYVGRGGLKLAGALDRFGVDPAGRVCLDVGASTGGFTDCLLQRGALRVIALDVGSGQLHYRLRRDPRVLVLEGRNARHLLPADLPEAVSLAAVDVSFISLRLILPRLPALLDRRADLLTLVKPQFEVTRREVGKGGIVRDSGLHRRVIHEILSCAAALTLRIAGVCVSPVPGSEGNREFFLHCRNFGEDTSPGALEAQIEEALRP; the protein is encoded by the coding sequence ATGCCGCAAGGCCGCATGGGCCGGACGCCACGCGAGAAGAAGCAGCGGCTGGACGTCCTGCTGGTCGAGCGCGGTCTGGCCGAGAGCCGCGAGCGCGCCCAGGCGCTCATCCTGGCGGGACGGGTCCGCGTGGGCGGCAGGACGGCCGCCAAGTCCGGAGAGCGGATCGACCCGTCCGATTCCCTGGAGGTGACCGGTCCCGATCATCCTTACGTGGGACGCGGGGGTCTCAAGCTCGCCGGTGCCCTGGATCGCTTCGGTGTCGATCCCGCGGGCCGAGTCTGCCTCGACGTAGGTGCTTCGACCGGAGGCTTCACCGACTGCCTGCTGCAGCGCGGCGCCCTCCGGGTGATCGCCCTGGATGTCGGCAGCGGGCAGCTGCACTATCGGCTGCGGCGCGACCCGAGGGTCCTGGTGCTCGAGGGGAGAAACGCCCGGCACCTCCTCCCCGCCGACCTGCCCGAAGCGGTGTCGCTCGCTGCCGTGGACGTCTCCTTCATCTCGCTGCGGCTGATCCTGCCGCGTCTTCCCGCCCTGCTCGATCGCCGCGCCGATCTCCTCACCCTGGTGAAGCCGCAATTCGAGGTCACCCGCCGCGAGGTCGGCAAGGGCGGAATCGTGCGCGATTCCGGTTTGCACCGCCGGGTGATCCATGAAATCCTCTCCTGCGCCGCGGCGCTGACGCTGCGGATCGCCGGCGTGTGCGTCTCGCCGGTTCCGGGAAGCGAAGGCAACCGGGAGTTCTTCCTCCATTGCCGAAACTTCGGAGAAGACACATCGCCCGGCGCTCTCGAGGCACAGATCGAGGAGGCCCTCCGCCCTTGA